From one Bombyx mori chromosome 5, ASM3026992v2 genomic stretch:
- the LOC101742531 gene encoding repetitive organellar protein has product MDDSNTLDQEDEFEKYLEILKSYLNELQDQKLLEICSAWVVRLSACRDDEKSLRNRYIFSLCYQLSKGVLDDPFTQSPSANINLPPLVDSLQSENSSEVEYAVINPYEPNSLANEDDLDNLQNHKLNLKTSKTFETTTRPSRSINDFNRKILHCNCPAQSEDNRCSSAEYQFRTASLIRKLRDIKAQNSLLHNELESLRHDTLRSQNNCEECSINKTNRSTSILTKNDSNSTLNSYRTKMKEIQASRNSLIETISELQNKLDNFEELKRHEINDIEAKHKLEIIKLKSTVREEITNVYEEKIEQLKLHYENTMNEMQEKASADTKGCMCKTNVAGKNKIIQEKENEISKLKVLIQEQKKYIENIMSKVLDDSADNSSNENVKHKSLVLEERLHKLEKPKSKCSKCYENKLANLHREKNLGECTMQLQLVKHRARVARETTDENQIELNKALDKLESKYKEIVANVQSTAIQRRMQDQIALDSILQAACGFKTVCPNANSQFSGKTVRNQNRTCDTDNVSMQLRDKVENKSVEADSLITGYSLDGERMEALFQRLYITQDGRGSVK; this is encoded by the coding sequence atggaTGATTCGAATACATTAGATCAGGAAGATGAATTCGAAAAGTATTtggaaattttaaaaagttatttgaACGAGCTTCAAGATCAAAAGCTTCTTGAAATCTGTAGTGCATGGGTTGTAAGACTTTCAGCATGTAGAGACGATGAAAAATCCTTACGTAATAGATACATTTTTTCTTTATGTTATCAGTTATCTAAAGGTGTTTTAGATGATCCATTTACGCAATCACCTTCAGCGAACATTAATTTGCCGCCTCTAGTAGACAGTTTACAAAGCGAAAATTCATCTGAAGTGGAATATGCGGTGATAAACCCATATGAACCTAACTCCCTGGCCAATGAAGACGACCTTGATAATTTGCaaaatcataaattaaatttaaagacaAGCAAAACTTTTGAGACAACAACGAGACCTTCAAGGAGTATTAATGATTTCAATCGAAAAATCCTACATTGTAATTGCCCCGCTCAGTCAGAAGATAATCGGTGTTCCTCTGCGGAATATCAATTCAGGACTGCTAGTCTAATTAGAAAACTTCGTGATATAAAGGCACAAAATAGCTTGTTGCACAACGAGTTGGAATCTTTGAGACACGATACACTGAGATCCCAAAATAATTGCGAAGAATGTAGCATTAATAAAACTAATCGTTCTACTAGTATTCTAACGAAAAACGATAGTAATTCTACATTGAATTCTTATAGAACTAAAATGAAAGAAATACAAGCATCCAGAAACAGTTTAATCGAAACAATATCGGAACTACAGAACAAATTAGATAATTTTGAAGAACTAAAAAGACACGAAATTAATGATATCGAAGCTAAACATAAATTAGAGATCATCAAATTAAAATCTACAGTCAGAGAGGAAATTACAAACGTCTATGAAGAGAAAATAGAACAATTAAAACTGCATTATGAAAATACAATGAACGAGATGCAAGAAAAAGCGAGTGCGGACACCAAAGGATGTATGTGTAAAACTAACGTTGcagggaaaaataaaataatacaagaaaaagaaaatgaaatatcCAAACTTAAAGTACTTATTCAGGAGCAAAAGAAGTACATAGAAAATATAATGAGTAAAGTTTTAGATGATTCCGCGGATAACTCCAGCAACGAAAACGTAAAACACAAAAGCCTGGTACTAGAAGAACGTTTACATAAACTTGAAAAACCGAAATCGAAATGCAGCAAATGTTACGAGAACAAACTGGCAAATCTACACAGAGAGAAGAATTTAGGCGAATGCACAATGCAACTTCAATTAGTTAAACATAGGGCTCGGGTGGCTAGAGAAACGACAGACGAAAATCAGATCGAATTGAATAAAGCATTAGATAAATTGGAATCTAAATACAAAGAGATTGTAGCGAACGTACAATCAACTGCCATTCAGAGGCGCATGCAGGATCAAATAGCATTGGATTCCATTCTACAAGCGGCCTGTGGGTTCAAAACCGTTTGTCCGAATGCTAACAGTCAATTTTCAGGCAAAACCGTACGCAATCAAAACCGGACCTGcgacactgataatgtatctaTGCAGCTTAGGGATAAGGTTGAAAATAAATCTGTAGAGGCGGACAGCCTCATCACTGGATACAGTTTAGACGGAGAAAGAATGGAAGCATTGTTTCAAAGGCTGTATATTACTCAGGACGGACGAGGATCAGTgaaatag